The following DNA comes from Vibrio gigantis.
TGAAACGCCAGAGTCGAAACCACCAGAGATCAAGCTTAGTAGATCTTCTTGAGTACCAAGAGGGAAACCACCAAGGCCTTTATGACGAGCCAGTACTTGGTTAAGTTTGTCGTTAGCGACTTCAACCTTAACGGTTACATCAGGGTTCTTTAGTCGAACTTTAGCTGACTCAACGGCTTGGTTCAGACCGCCACCTACGTAGCGCTCTAGCTCGATAGACGTAAAGTCATGCTTACCACGGCGCTTAGCACGAACAGAGAAAGTCTTGCCTTCAATGTCAGCACGGCTGCGTTCTAGTACTTGCTCATAAATATCGTGCAAGTCTTTGAATTCAGACTGTTGAACTTCAAGAGAGTGATGGATACCTGGAGTGTGAGTCAGAGCCTCTAACACTTCTGCGTAGTACTGGTCACTCTCAGAGGTCACTTCGATATGGTCACGACGGTTGAACACCGCAACACTTTCACAGTGACGTTGAATAACGTTGCGAATGTTGCACTCTAGAATCCTTGTGAAGCGCTTACGCACCGATTCACTTTTTACAAAAATTTCCGGATGGGGCTTAACAATAAATTTCATAGTACTTTCACAACATTAATGTTCAAAATTTTGAAAACGCTCATCGCCAAGTAAATTAGAAATTTACACAGCGCTTGAAGCAAGAATAGATCATATCTAAATCTAAGGGCGCGAATTATACATGAGAAAGTGAAGCAAGGAAAAGAGTGCTTGCTCTTACAGCACCATTAAACCGCTGGCTATTAAAAGTAATAGGTTTCGCAACCACATAAATGCAGCAGAGAAAATGATTAAAGGCCAGTAAACAAAAAGCCCAACCTCATTATAAGATTGGGCTTTCGATGCTATCTGCATACTAACGTCTGCACGTATAGGCTATTCATTAATAACAGGCACTTCATCACTGTAAAGCGGTTCGCCCTGCATGATGCTGATTTCAACACGACGGTTAAGGCTACGTTGCCATTCAGTATCGTTCGGCTCTACTGGCTCAGTATCGGCCATGCCACGTACTCTCAAACGTTGATGAGAGAAACCACGCACCTTTTCCATCTCTTGCGCAACAGATACTGCTCGCTGTGATGACAAATCCCAATTCGAACGATAGAGCTCAGAATCAAGACGTTGGTTATCGGTGTGTCCTGAGATTCGGACAATACCCGGAACGTCTTTTACCAGTTCAGCCACCTGTCTCACCAAGGGGCGGAATTTAGGTTGTAAGAAAGCAGAACCTGATGGAAATGCGCCCTTCTCACGAATTCGAATTACAATCTGCTGGCCAAGGTTTTCCACCTCAATCGCGCCTTGGTCGATCTCTCGCTCCAACGCCTTCTTGATGCTTTCCATCAAGGTTTCCATCTCTTGCGATTGAGCTTCAGCTTGTTGTTGCTGTTGGTCTGACTCAGAGTTTTGATTATCGTGAGTCGAAACTTCTGCCGACTTGCCTCCGGTCATTTTGCCTTGGTCACGCATGGTGCCACCAGCGCGCTCAGATTCACCTTCATGAAATTCCAGTGTCTGCTGAGTAATATCAATGGTTTGCTGCATGATCACATCAATCGGTGTCGGCTCTGGACGACCTGGGCGAAACTCTTGTGCAATGATACTGGTCCCTTTCGGGATGTCTTTTACTTCTAAGCGGTTTTGTACACCAAACGCAAACTTCATCGAACCCGCGATCTGTTTGAACTTCAGTACGTCCATCTCAGAGAATGAGAGCAGCAGTACGAAGAAACACATCAGCAATGACATCAAATCAGCAAATGTCCCCATCCATTGAGGTAACCCCGGTGGAGGACATTTACATGGATTCTCTTCATCCATCTTAAACTCCTCTTACGCCGGTTCACCATCAATCGTGCGCTTACCTTCGTTCAGGTAGCTCTTGAGGTAACCATCAATAACTCGTGGGTTCTGACCATCTTGAATCGCTAACACGCCATCCATCACCAAGCGACGGTTAAGTGTCTCTTGGTCACGACGTAGCGCAAGTTTATCGGCAATTGGGAAGAACACCATGTTCGAAAGAATCGCACCATATAGCGTGGTTAAAAGTGCCACCGCCATCGCAGGACCGATCGCTTTAGGATCATCCATGTTCGAAAGCATGGCTACCAGACCAACCAAGGTACCAATCATACCCATCGCTGGGGCAACATCACCGAATGCAGAGAACACTTTCGCACCCTGCTCGTGACGCTCTGTCGTTAATGCGATGTCTTTTTGCAGCGCAGCACGCACCACATCACCATCATGGCCATCCACTAATAAGTCGATGCCTTTTTGCATAAAGCTGTTACTGATTTCCATCTCTTCAAGTGCTAGGAAACCACCTTTACGAGCAGCGTCTGCCATCTCTACTACTTTCGCGATCAGATCTTCAGGCTCGTCCGCTTTAAACATAAAAGCTTTGCCTGCGATTTTGGCCGCACCAAAAAATTGTCCCATGGTGAATTTCATTAGAACAACAAAGGTTGAGCCACCAATTACGATCAAAATGGATGTCGTGTCATAGAACATCCCGAGGCTTCCACCTAGGATCATTGCCATGATTACAAAGGCAAATCCACCAATCAAACCTATTAGGGTTGCTAAATCCACTGAGCACTCCTCATGCTTTTTTGTAGCTCTATGTCGACGATACTCCTTGTATCGGCAAGACTATAAGATCTTTTAGTAAATTCTTGGCCTAAGTATCACACTTTTCGTTTTTGAATCCCAACTATTGGCTTACTTTGCTCTTATACGTAGCGCATAAACTCGATAAAGCTAAGGTTATTCAAGCAAAGTGAGTTCAAGCCCCTTAAAAACGAACTTTCTAGCAAAATTTCTTGGTTACATTTGACCATCTCAGCGGCCTAGGGTAACGTTCGTTCATCTTTCCAAACGCAGATTTATTATGGCTACTAAGAAACCTGAAAATATGAGCTTTGAAGCAGCAATCGAAGAGCTTGATGGCTTGGTTGATCAACTAGAAAATGGTGATCTAGCTTTAGATGATGCGCTTAAGAAGTTCGAACGAGGTATCTCCCTCGCTCGTGCTGGTCAAAGCAAACTAAATGATGCTGAACAGCGTGTTAGCATCCTACTGCAAAATGATGAAAACGCAGAACTTAGTGACTTTAACCCACAACCAGAATAACGAATTGTATGAGATCCCCTATGATCGAGACTTTATTGTCTTATCAAGCACGTAATAACGAGCAACTGAACCTTTGGCTTGATCGCCTGCCACACCAAAATCAGAACCTTATCAACGCGATGCGTTATGGGTTACTTTTAGGCGGCAAACGCGCACGTCCATTTCTTGTCTACATTACAGGGGAAATGCTTGGCTGCACCGCTGAAGAGCTCGACACTCCAGCATCTGCAATCGAATGTATTCATGCCTATTCTCTGATTCACGACGACCTTCCAGCAATGGATGATGATGAACTGCGTCGTGGCCATCAGACTTGTCACATCAAATACGATGAAGCAACGGCCATTTTAACGGGCGATGCACTACAAACTCTCGCGTTTACTATACTTGCGGAAGGCACATTAAGTGCTGACGGTGAAAGCAATCGCGTTCGAATGATTCAACGCCTAGCAGAAGCCTCTGGTGCACAAGGCATGTGCATTGGACAAGCACTTGATATTGAAGCTGAAAATCGCTCTGTCACGCTAGAAGAGTTAGAAGAAGTTCATCGCAATAAAACGGGCGCTCTAATGAAATGTGCGATTCGTTTAGGAGCACTCGCTGCTGGCGAAAAAGCATTTGAAGTGATGCCCCAATTAGACAAGTACGCCGATGCCATTGGATTAGCATTCCAGGTTCAAGATGATATTTTAGATATCACTAGCGATACTGAAACTTTGGGTAAACCACAGGGTTCTGACCAAGAATTGAACAAAAGCACCTACCCTTCTTTGCTAGGTTTAGAGGGCGCTCAAGAAAAAGCGCAAACTCTGCTACAGGAAGCGCTTCAAGCTTTGGCTGCAATCCCATACAATACCCAGTTACTCGAAGAGTTCGCCCGATACGTCATCGAGCGCAAGAACTAAGACAATAAGCGCGCATTACCTATGACTCTTGATATATCAAAGTACCCAACTCTTGCTTTGGCTGATAAGCCAGAGGATTTGCGTCTACTTCCAAAAGAGACGCTAACACAGCTTTGTGATGAATTACGCACCTATCTTCTTAACTCAGTGAGCCAGTCAAGTGGCCACTTAGCGTCAGGTTTAGGTACGGTAGAGCTAACAGTGGCTCTGCACTACGTGTACAACACGCCTTTTGACCAATTGGTTTGGGATGTTGGCCACCAAGCATACCCGCACAAGATTCTTACAGGTCGTCGCGATCGCTTGTCGACTATCCGTCAGAAAGATGGACTGCACCCATTTCCATGGCGTGAAGAGAGCGAATATGACACTCTTTCTGTTGGTCACTCTTCAACATCGATCAGTGCTGCTCTCGGCATGGCAATCAGTGCTAAGAAAGAAGGCAAGAATCGTAAAGTCGTGAGTGTGATCGGTGATGGCGCGATTACTGCTGGTATGGCATTCGAAGCCATGAACCACGCGGGTGATATTCACAATGACATGCTGGTTATCCTGAACGATAACGAGATGTCTATCTCTGAAAACGTAGGTGCGCTAAACAACCACCTAGCTCAAGTTCTTTCTGGCAGTCTTTACACGTCAATTCGTGAGGGCGGCAAGAAAGTGCTATCAGGCGTTCCGCCAATTAAAGAGCTGGTTCGTCGTACAGAAGAACATCTAAAAGGCATGGTTGTCCCTGGCACCATGTTTGAAGAGTTAGGCTTTAATTACATTGGTCCAATTGATGGTCACGATGTGAATGAGCTAATCAAGACGCTGAAGAACATGAGAGATCTTAAAGGCCCTCAGTTCCTGCATATCATGACCAAGAAAGGCAAAGGCTACGAGCCAGCAGAGAAAGATCCTATTGGCTACCACGGTGTGCCTAAATTCGATCCTGCACACTCAAGTCTGCCTAAGAGCACTAGCTCTAAACCAACTTTTTCTAAGATTTTTGGTGACTTCCTGTGTGATATGGCAGCTCAAGATCCTAAGCTAATGGCGATCACGCCAGCGATGCGCGAAGGTTCTGGCATGGTGCGTTTCTCGAAAGAGTACCCAGAACAATACTTCGATGTAGCGATTGCTGAGCAGCACGCAGTGACGCTAGCAACCGGTATGGCGATTGCGGGTGATAAGCCGATTGTGGCTATCTACTCGACATTCCTACAACGTGGTTACGATCAACTGATCCATGATGTCGCTATCATGGATCTACCGGTTATGTTCGCGATTGACCGTGCAGGTCTTGTGGGTGCCGATGGTCAAACACACCAAGGTGCATTCGACTTAAGCTTCATGCGTTGTATTCCTAACATGGTGATCATGGCACCAAGCGATGAAAACGAATGTCGCCAAATGCTATACACAGGCCATCAGCATAAAGGGCCAAGTGCCGTTCGTTATCCTCGTGGTAATGGCATGGGTACTGAGATCCAAAGTGAGTTTACTGCGCTTGAGATTGGTAAAGGTCGTATCGTTCGCGAAAGCACAAAAACAAAAGATGGATCGAAAGTCGCCATTCTAAGCTTCGGTACTTTCCTAGAAAATGCACTTCAAGCTGCTGATGCAATGGATGCCACCGTTGCAGACATGCGCTTTGTTAAGCCGCTAGATGAAGCTCTAATCAAACAACTTGCCGCTGACCACGATGTGCTGGTCACTATCGAAGAAAACGCAATCGCAGGTGGTGCAGGTGCAGGTGTGATTGAGTTCTTGATGCAAGAGAAACTGCTAATGCCTGTACTGAACCTTGGCTTACCGGACAAGTTTATTGCTCAAGGCACTCAAGGTGAGCTGCATGAAGAGCTAGGCCTAGACGCGAAAGGTATTGAGAAGTCTATCTCTGACTACCTTGCTAAATAGCTTTCAGTAGCAAACTGCATAAGCAACAAAACGAAAAAGGTTGGCCCTAGGGTCAACCTTTTTAGTATTCGCTAACTCATTAGCTAGCCACTGTTTAAGTCAGTTGTTATAGCAAATTAGCAGCACGGCTTAAGAACAGGCGCGTCGTAGTTCTCAGGTTCGTCAGAGTAGATAGCAACATTAAAGTTCTCAACTAAACCTGTTTCATCAACGCACTGCTCTTGGAAGAACTGTTGAATTTCACGACGTTGGCAGTGCGCTTCAAACGCTTCGTTATCCGCCCAGATTTCGTTGAAAGCAATTGGAAAACTCTGGCCTTCCGCAAACGGACTCTGGATGTGGCGAGTCACTGTGTATTGAATACAACCATCTTCACGCAGAGTGTTTGGCTCTAGTGCTTTTAAAACCTCAAACAGCTCGTTCAGTTTGCCTTCTTTTGGCTGAAATTGAGCGATGCAGTAAACCTTCTTAGACATTGTAATTCCTTGTTTTTGTATTTTAAACTTAAGCCGTTATATCTAAATCTTTATAGCAAATACAGCCTAGATCTTAAACTAGCCAACCTGCAAAATGCGCCACGGCATACAGCGAAATCGCCGCCATAATACCCGCCACGATATCATCAATCATGATACCTAAGCCGCCATGAACTCGAGCGTCTAACCAACCAATCGGCCACGGTTTTACCATGTCAAAGAAGCGGAATAGAACAAAGCCTGTCAGTAACCATTTCCAATCATCGGCAGGAATACTCAACATTGGTACTAGGCTCATGGTGATCCAAAAGCCCGCAAATTCATCCCATACGATAGAGCCATGATCGTGAACACCCATATCATCAGACGTCACTTGGCAGATCTTGATGCCAATAATGCAGCTTACCACCACGATGGCAACATAAGCCGGGAACGGCAATTGAACCAACAATAAATACAATGGAATAGACGCAAGCGTACCCATTGTTCCGGGAATAATAGGCGATAAGCCACTGCCAAAACCCGTTGCTAATAAGTGCCAAGGGTTTTTAAGAGAGATTGCAGATAGTGGGTTTGTCATCAATTAACCTTAAAGTGATCGTAACCAGTTAAGCTCCAGCTTAGTGGCTCACCATTATTGTGTAGTTCAAAATATTCTACAGGTCTTATCTGGCCAATGCAGGTGACTTTTGTTCCAGTGTGTGACAAAGCACTTTCTAGCGACCCTTTATTTTCTTCTGGTACCGTAAAGCAAAGCTCGTACTCTTCACCACTGGTAAGTGCGTACTGCTGTGCTGTCGTAACATCAAGCGCGAATTGACGTAACTCCTGAGAGATAGGCAGACAACTCACATCAATGCTTGCACCAACCTCTGAACGCTTCAGAATATGCTTTAGGTCAGCAATCACGCCGTCAGAGATATCAATCGCAGACGAGGCAAGGCTCACGAGAGCCTGACCCGCTAGCACTCGTGGAGAGCTGATGTAGTGCCTCTCTTCAAGTTCAAGTGCATAAGGCTTAGCTTGATTCTGTTCAGGGTTCAATAACACCTCTAGCCCAGCTTTACTGTCACCTAGGTTACCTGTGACATATATCCAGTCCCCTACTTTCGCACCATCTCGGCGTAGAGCTCGCCCTTCAGGAACAAAGCCCTGTACAGTCAGTGTCAGACTTAGTGGACCTTTGGTTGTGTCACCACCAATTAACTGAATACCAAAGTAGTCTGCCAGTTTGAAAAAAGAGTCACAAAATGGGGCAAGCCAGGCTTCGTCAACTTCAGGCATGGTTAACGCAAATGAAACCCATGCAGGTGTTGCGCCCATAGCCGCAAGGTCACTGATGTTAGACGCCAAGGCTTTGTGTGCGACCCAAGCAGGATTCGCTTCCGCTAAAAAGTGAGTACCCGCAACTAAGGTGTCCGTGCTGATCGCTATCTCAACATTGCTTGGCGCTTTGACCAAAGCACAATCATCGCCAGCTGCCAAATGCACGTCTTTACGTTGTGGTTGTCGATTTACAAAATATTTTTCAATCAGGTTAAATTCGCCAGACATCACATGCCCTATCTTTGGTATTACAGAAATTTAGTTACAAAAAAGGCCAGCATAAAAGCTGACCTTTAGATTCAATATACGAACGTCTTATTTCTTACGAACGTGCGGTGCAGCTTTATCAAGCACACCGTTAACAAACTTATGGCTGTCTTCTGCTGCGAATACTTTCGCAAGTTCGATAGCTTCGTTGATAACCACTTTGTATGGTACATCTTCGCGACGAGTCATCTCGTACATAGCTAAACGTAGAAGCGCTAGTTCCATCAGATCCAGATCTTGCATAGGGCGAGATACGAATGGACGAAGCTTGCTATCAAGTTCCATGTGGCTAAGAGCAACACCAGTTAGCAGGTCGCGGAAGTATGCAACGTCTGTTTCTGGCATAGCAAGTGCAGGTTCTGCAGCATGATGCTCTTCTTCATCATACTTACCACCAGATAAGAACTGTTCTTCAACGGTAGCAATATTTTCTTTAGTAATTTGCCAAGAATAAATTGCTTGTAGAGCAAATTGACGTGCGTTACGACGTGCGGCTGGTTTCACACTGGCCCCCATTAGGAATCGATTTCAGAAAGAACGTTGATCATCTCAAGTGCGCTAAGTGCAGCTTCTGCACCCTTATTACCAGCCTTGGTTCCTGCGCGTTCAATAGCTTGATCGATCGTATCAACAGTAAGAACACCAAACGCTACTGGAAGAGAGTATTCCAGAGACACTTGTGCCAAACCTTTATTACATTCACTACAAACATAGTCAAAATGAGGCGTACCGCCACGAATTACTGTACCAAGAGATACAATCGCATCGAACTTACCTGTTTTTGCAACGCGCTGCGCTACAAGTGGAAGTTCAACTGCACCAGGGCAACGAACAACAGTGATGTTGTCTTCGCTTACTTGTCCGTGACGCTTTAAAGTATCGATTGCACCAGAAAGTAAACTTTCGTTAATAAAACTGTTGAAACGAGCAATAACGATAGCAATTTTTGCATTTGGCGCTGGGAAGCCACCCTCGATCACTTTCATAAGCCTTCCTTTAACTATTTTCATCAAGTGAGAATCGCCGGATTCTAGCACAAAACTGTGAGCAATATCTAATGCTAATTTAGCAGAACAGACACCGGAGATGTAAAGATGATAACGCAGTGCTGCTCCCAAGCGTATAGGAACAACAAGTCGCCAAGCATCTGCATTTAACGCACGAAAAATTAAGCTTAGCGACTGTGCTCTTTTAGCCTAATTCATCACCAAAAGAGCAATCAGAGTCATCATTGATTGTGTTGCTACAAATTAATCTGTGAGTGGTTACTCACAGACGTATTCAACCACGTTAAGACCAAAACCACCTAGTGCATGGTAACGCTTAGTGCTTGAAGACAACAGACGCATATCATGAACACCGAGGTCTTGTAGGATCTGAGAACCTACACCCACACGACGTGAAGTACCTTGCTTCTTCGCCATGGTTGGTTGTTCATTCTTATCTTGAGCTTCGAACGTCTTCACTTTGTGAATCAGAGAATCAGACGACTCTTCATTGCCAAGAATAACCAGTACACCGCCTTCATCGCCAATGCGCTTCATCGCTTTATCTAGCGACCAGCTACGTTCAGTGCCACGATCAGAATGAAGCAGATCGGTAAACGTATCATGTAGGTGAACACGCACTAAAGGAGCGCCATCAGACAAGTCGCCTTTTTGCATTGCGTAGTGGATCTGGTTATCAATTGTGTCACGGTAAGTCACCAACTCAAAATCACCAAACTCTGTTGGTAAATGACATTGTGCAACGCGCTCGATCGTTGTTTCTGTGTTGTTACGGTATTCGATCAAATCAGCAATCGTGCCTAACTTGATGTCGTGTTTTTCAGCAAACACTTCAAGATCTGGGCGACGTGCCATGGTGCCGTCGTCATTTAAGATCTCAACGATAACCGATGCTGGCTCACAGCCTGCTAGACGAGCTAAATCACAACCCGCTTCTGTATGACCCGCGCGAGTTAACACACCGCCTTCTTGAGCCGTCAATGGGAAGATATGACCTGGTTGAACCAAGTCGGCCGCTTTTGCGTCTTTCGCTACTGCTGCTTGAACCGTAACAGCACGATCTGATGCAGAGATACCCGTCGTCACACCTTCAGCAGCTTCAATCGAAACCGTAAAGTTAGTGGTGTACTGTGCATTGTTGTCTTGAACCATAGGCGCTAGGCCCATACGGTTTGAACGCTCTTTAGTCAGCGTCAGACAGATTAAGCCGCGGCCGTACATTGCCATGAAGTTAATTGCTTCTGGCGTAACATGTTCTGCTGCCATGATCAGATCGCCTTCATTCTCGCGATCTTCATCATCCATCAGGATAACCATTTTTCCTAGGCGAATGTCTTCAATAATTTCTTGAGGAGTACTAATTGGCATTGTTCTATATCCTTTGAAATGGTTCTGCTTCCTAGAACCGACACTATTTAAACCTGATGATATTGCTTCGCTTTACAAAGTGGCGCTAAATGCACTTCGTATCAACGGTTAGGCAAAACCATTCTGTTGTAAGAATTCCATCGTCAATCGAGATTCAGGTTCAGACTCTTGTTGCTGACCTTGCAGTAGGCGCTCCATGTAGCGCGCTAACACATCCACTTCTAGATTCACTTTACGACCAACATGGAATTGATCGATGGTGGTTTCTGAAGAAGTATGAGGAACAATCGTCAGCTTAAATGCATTCTTACGTAAATCGTTCACAGTAAGACTAATGCCATCGACGGTAATCGAGCCTTTTTGAGCAACGTACTTTGAGATTTCAGCGGGCATTTCGACCCAGAACTCAATCGCACGGCCAACTTGGTTGCGCTCAACAATCTCACCTACACCATCTACGTGACCCGATACGATATGACCACCGAAACGTGTCGTCGGTAGCATCGCTTTCTCTAGGTTCACTTTGTCACCCGCTTGGTAATCAACAAAACCCGTTTTTTTCAGGGTCTCAAGTGACAAATCTGCACTGTAGCTGTGGTCGTTAAATTCGACGACCGTCAAACACACACCGTTGGTAGCAATACTATCGCCTAACTGAACGTCGGCCATATCAAGCTTACCTACGTTAACCGTTACGGTAATGTCTTCTCCGCGGGGAGTAATTGCACTCAATGTACCTACGGCTTCTACAATTCCTGTAAACATTTTAAAACTCTTTTTGTTGTCAACGACATGTATGTAGTGAGCGGATTTATTCCCACTATAGTTTCGTTACTATCGGTTTCGAAATACGGGTTTCGCTACTATGCGAATATCCACACCAACTTGTCGAACATCTTTAATTTCTAGGTCAATCACATCAGACATTGAGGTGAGCCCTAAAGCGCCCATCAAACCTCGTCCGTCACTGCCCATAAGTTTAGGTGCTAAATAAAGGATTAGCTCATCCACCAACTGCGCTTCAATCAAGCTTTTTGATAATGTAGCGCCTGCTTCGACCCAAATATGGTCGATATGATTCGCAGGTAATTGACGCATCAGGTCGTGTAAATCGAGCTGACCTGTCTCAGTGGTGCCGACCTCAATATCTGCAGATGCCTCTGCGACTCTTAATACAGGTGTTGGCGATTGGTATAACTTGAGCTCAGGGCGCAGTTGGTTTTGACGGTCAAGAATCACACGAACAGGCTGACGCACGTCAGCTTCAGCGTAATGAGCTTGTGCGCTACTTGGTAATTCAGCCCTGCGAACATTCAGTGAAGCATTATCATCAATCACCGTTTGGCTGGTTGATAATACTGCGCCCGCCTTTGCTCGATAATTTTGAACATCACGACGCGCTGCTGGCGATGTGATCCACTGGCTCTGGCCATTTGCTAGCGCCGTTTGCCCATCGAGACTGGCTGCCATCTTAAGCTGAACAAAAGGCATGCCTGTTTGCATGCGTTTAATAAATGCAGGGTTCAAGTCTAAAGCATCTTGCTCCAGTAAACCGATTTCAACCTCAATGCCCGCATCACGCAGCATTTTGATGCCACGGCCAGCGACTTTCGGGTTTGGATCCTGCATAGCGCAAATGACTTTAGCCACTTGAGCCTTAATCAAGCCCTCGGCACAAGGCGGCGTTCGACCGTAATGAGAACAAGGCTCTAGGGTGACATAAGCCGTCGCACCTTTTGCCTTATCACCCGCCATTCGCATGGCATGCACTTCAGCGTGAGGTTCACCCGCTTTGGCGTGAAAGCCTTCACCAACAATTTGTCCATCGGTTTGTACAATCACACAACCGACATTTGGATTTGGCGCAGTGGTGTAAATGCCGCGTTTCGCTAAATGGATAGCACGCGACATCATTTGAAAATCTAGGGGAGAGAAGTTAGACATGATTGAGGGATTAATCCTCTAATTTAGCGATTTC
Coding sequences within:
- a CDS encoding flagellar motor protein MotB, translating into MDEENPCKCPPPGLPQWMGTFADLMSLLMCFFVLLLSFSEMDVLKFKQIAGSMKFAFGVQNRLEVKDIPKGTSIIAQEFRPGRPEPTPIDVIMQQTIDITQQTLEFHEGESERAGGTMRDQGKMTGGKSAEVSTHDNQNSESDQQQQQAEAQSQEMETLMESIKKALEREIDQGAIEVENLGQQIVIRIREKGAFPSGSAFLQPKFRPLVRQVAELVKDVPGIVRISGHTDNQRLDSELYRSNWDLSSQRAVSVAQEMEKVRGFSHQRLRVRGMADTEPVEPNDTEWQRSLNRRVEISIMQGEPLYSDEVPVINE
- the pomA gene encoding flagellar motor protein PomA, which codes for MDLATLIGLIGGFAFVIMAMILGGSLGMFYDTTSILIVIGGSTFVVLMKFTMGQFFGAAKIAGKAFMFKADEPEDLIAKVVEMADAARKGGFLALEEMEISNSFMQKGIDLLVDGHDGDVVRAALQKDIALTTERHEQGAKVFSAFGDVAPAMGMIGTLVGLVAMLSNMDDPKAIGPAMAVALLTTLYGAILSNMVFFPIADKLALRRDQETLNRRLVMDGVLAIQDGQNPRVIDGYLKSYLNEGKRTIDGEPA
- the xseB gene encoding exodeoxyribonuclease VII small subunit produces the protein MATKKPENMSFEAAIEELDGLVDQLENGDLALDDALKKFERGISLARAGQSKLNDAEQRVSILLQNDENAELSDFNPQPE
- the ispA gene encoding (2E,6E)-farnesyl diphosphate synthase, producing MIETLLSYQARNNEQLNLWLDRLPHQNQNLINAMRYGLLLGGKRARPFLVYITGEMLGCTAEELDTPASAIECIHAYSLIHDDLPAMDDDELRRGHQTCHIKYDEATAILTGDALQTLAFTILAEGTLSADGESNRVRMIQRLAEASGAQGMCIGQALDIEAENRSVTLEELEEVHRNKTGALMKCAIRLGALAAGEKAFEVMPQLDKYADAIGLAFQVQDDILDITSDTETLGKPQGSDQELNKSTYPSLLGLEGAQEKAQTLLQEALQALAAIPYNTQLLEEFARYVIERKN
- the dxs gene encoding 1-deoxy-D-xylulose-5-phosphate synthase, whose protein sequence is MTLDISKYPTLALADKPEDLRLLPKETLTQLCDELRTYLLNSVSQSSGHLASGLGTVELTVALHYVYNTPFDQLVWDVGHQAYPHKILTGRRDRLSTIRQKDGLHPFPWREESEYDTLSVGHSSTSISAALGMAISAKKEGKNRKVVSVIGDGAITAGMAFEAMNHAGDIHNDMLVILNDNEMSISENVGALNNHLAQVLSGSLYTSIREGGKKVLSGVPPIKELVRRTEEHLKGMVVPGTMFEELGFNYIGPIDGHDVNELIKTLKNMRDLKGPQFLHIMTKKGKGYEPAEKDPIGYHGVPKFDPAHSSLPKSTSSKPTFSKIFGDFLCDMAAQDPKLMAITPAMREGSGMVRFSKEYPEQYFDVAIAEQHAVTLATGMAIAGDKPIVAIYSTFLQRGYDQLIHDVAIMDLPVMFAIDRAGLVGADGQTHQGAFDLSFMRCIPNMVIMAPSDENECRQMLYTGHQHKGPSAVRYPRGNGMGTEIQSEFTALEIGKGRIVRESTKTKDGSKVAILSFGTFLENALQAADAMDATVADMRFVKPLDEALIKQLAADHDVLVTIEENAIAGGAGAGVIEFLMQEKLLMPVLNLGLPDKFIAQGTQGELHEELGLDAKGIEKSISDYLAK
- a CDS encoding putative quinol monooxygenase, with the translated sequence MSKKVYCIAQFQPKEGKLNELFEVLKALEPNTLREDGCIQYTVTRHIQSPFAEGQSFPIAFNEIWADNEAFEAHCQRREIQQFFQEQCVDETGLVENFNVAIYSDEPENYDAPVLKPCC
- the pgpA gene encoding phosphatidylglycerophosphatase A — encoded protein: MTNPLSAISLKNPWHLLATGFGSGLSPIIPGTMGTLASIPLYLLLVQLPFPAYVAIVVVSCIIGIKICQVTSDDMGVHDHGSIVWDEFAGFWITMSLVPMLSIPADDWKWLLTGFVLFRFFDMVKPWPIGWLDARVHGGLGIMIDDIVAGIMAAISLYAVAHFAGWLV
- the thiL gene encoding thiamine-phosphate kinase, which codes for MSGEFNLIEKYFVNRQPQRKDVHLAAGDDCALVKAPSNVEIAISTDTLVAGTHFLAEANPAWVAHKALASNISDLAAMGATPAWVSFALTMPEVDEAWLAPFCDSFFKLADYFGIQLIGGDTTKGPLSLTLTVQGFVPEGRALRRDGAKVGDWIYVTGNLGDSKAGLEVLLNPEQNQAKPYALELEERHYISSPRVLAGQALVSLASSAIDISDGVIADLKHILKRSEVGASIDVSCLPISQELRQFALDVTTAQQYALTSGEEYELCFTVPEENKGSLESALSHTGTKVTCIGQIRPVEYFELHNNGEPLSWSLTGYDHFKVN
- the nusB gene encoding transcription antitermination factor NusB; protein product: MGASVKPAARRNARQFALQAIYSWQITKENIATVEEQFLSGGKYDEEEHHAAEPALAMPETDVAYFRDLLTGVALSHMELDSKLRPFVSRPMQDLDLMELALLRLAMYEMTRREDVPYKVVINEAIELAKVFAAEDSHKFVNGVLDKAAPHVRKK
- the ribH gene encoding 6,7-dimethyl-8-ribityllumazine synthase — encoded protein: MKVIEGGFPAPNAKIAIVIARFNSFINESLLSGAIDTLKRHGQVSEDNITVVRCPGAVELPLVAQRVAKTGKFDAIVSLGTVIRGGTPHFDYVCSECNKGLAQVSLEYSLPVAFGVLTVDTIDQAIERAGTKAGNKGAEAALSALEMINVLSEIDS